The Poecile atricapillus isolate bPoeAtr1 chromosome 6, bPoeAtr1.hap1, whole genome shotgun sequence genome contains the following window.
TTTCTGCAAGAGAGAGAGCGAAGAACAGAATGTGATCCACCCACTGCTTCATGATGTGAACAAGATGCTTATTCCCCAAGTAAGCTCCTCCCCCTTGAGTTTCTTTCTCCTACAATGAATTTTCAGCTCCTGGCAGAAGGATAACCCTGCTGTGCCTCAGCCCAGAAACACTCTCGGGAGCTTGACCACCTTTCTGTCCCTGCAACCTTGACAGGGAGATCCCCAACACCActtctgtttttcctccttcatcTTCACCCAATCCTCCATCTTCACCCACTCCTCCAGCTCACCTTGAAGAGCTCATACAGATCTTCCTCCAGGTCTTTGACAAAGTTGGGGTCTGAGATCTTGGGAAGAATCAGGTCCTTGATCTCCTGTGAAAAGGGGATTTTGGCCTGGGGCAGCCATGCCCAGTAGAACGGATCTGTGGAAGGAGGCAGGAGGCATTAGAATTGGGGAAAGCAACGCATGGTGCCACATGCCCCTGGGTGCTAGATTCCCTGCATCTGGAACACAAGATCTAGCATCTGCCTTCTAGAGTCTCTGCTGAAGAGCTGCCCATAAATCCAGAAGTTGCAGAGGCACAACCCCTAGCCCTCTTCTCTATAGTCCTTGAGGAGGATGCCCAAGCATGGAGTTGTATGGCTTGCCATGGTGCCCTGGCATAGCCTGAGGGACTCACATGCTCTCCAGGAGTCCGGGTGTTTCAAGGGAAAGGCCAAACCATTGTCTATAGCAGCCAGCTTGATGATGGGCTCCTTCACCACCACCCAGTCGCTGTCCTGGAAGGAAGTGAAGCATGTCACAAGGAGGTCCTCCCAGCAGGAACAGTCTTTCTCCTACTTCCTACAGCCCCAGTGTCAGGATCTCTGCCCTGGCTACCACAAAGGCACAGCAGCCTCTTGCCTGTAGCACAGCTCTTTAACTACAGGGAAACATAGTCtgctttgggtgggaagagGGACAAAGCTGTTTCTCCTCCAGGCCTCACTCCAAGGTCCAGTAAGTCCAGGTCCACTAGTTTTCCCCAGCATTTTCCCCCCAGAGTTCAGCTGCATCCTCACAAAGTCCCACTAGGCCATAAACCACCAATgcaaatggaaacaaaaggcCCAGGAGACAAGATCAGGCCTTTTCTGACTTGGAAACCCAAGCCAGATGGGAAATTCCTGTCCTGTCTGCCAAGTGGGCAACTTCCAGGAGCAGACTCCCCATGTTGcccctgcccaggagcagccactcACCCGTGAGCCCGCGCTGTCCAGGGGACAGTCATATTTGATGAGCCAGTTGTCATTGCCCCGATCTGCAGGGAGATAAAACCAGCTGTGTCAGCACCAGGGCCACACCACGCTGGGCAGACCAGAAGCGACACAGACACATCTTATGCACAAACTCCCAGAGCCCTTAAACTTGCTGCAGGCATAGGAAGCCAAGTCAAGTCCCTCACAGACAGCCCTAGAGATCCACATATCACCAGCTCCCAAGAGAAAGGTCAATTTGCAAGCCCAGAGTGCAACCTCAATCCCTTCCAGTCTGGCAGAAACTCAAGAACACGGTGTGAAATGGGATACAGGGGCACAATTGGGTGCTGCATTTCCGGATGTTCCTAGATCCTCAGGTAGTGAGCAGTCCAGCAGCTGCACTCTGCCTAGAGGCAGATGtcacctggcagcagctgaggggaTAGGAGTTCTGGGTGCAGGGAAAAGCCACCAAGACCCTAtctccctcccctctctccaGCATGGTAGGACACAAAGGAGCAGGCAGCATCCAATGCCAGGCAGGTGACCCTACCTGTGTTCCTGATGATGTAATCCAGCACCACCAGCCGCtcaaactgcagcagcagctgccgaTTAGTGTTCTCTGGGAGCGGCTCAGCTTCAAACCGTCGCAGCCAGTAGTCTGCATCCTTGTAGCCTTCAACAAAGAGCTGGAAGGAGCCCACCTGAAGCAAGGAGAGGCTGCATTACAGAAGGCCACAAGAGGCCAGGGAGGTGCCAACAGGCAGGCATGGAGGCTTGCAGCCCTACCTTGGGTGGCAGACCAATGCGGTTGAAGCGCTGGCCAACTTTGGGCACCTTCTCCAGGGCCAGCCTCTTTCCTCGGGATTTCACCCTGTCAATGGCACTGTAGTTAAAGGTCTCACTGGCCAGATACACCACCTGGAGGGATATGAGCACAGTCAGCAGGGGCCTCTGGCAAGTCACAGAACTGCCCAATAAAACCAAGACACAGCATtttccacagctctgcccaggacaAGGATCCTCATGGTTTGAGCAGGAACAGTCCTAGTCCAGAGCTCAGTCTCCTAGGTCAGCAGTGCCACAAGATAAGGTGCAAGCAGGACTGTGTGGAAGCACACAAAAGCCTCCCCAGAACAAGACCCCAGCAGCTGTCCCTCACCTTTGTGCGGGGAACAATGTTGAGTTCCAGTTTCTGGTCCACCAGGCTGGCACCCGCCTCTGACAGGTAGCCCTGGTTCAGGACAAGGCAGTCTCTTCCaaagcagcatgggcagcaCAGCTTCTGCAGCCACTTGGTCCACTTGGGGTTCAGATGCCCATATGGCTCCTCATTCTTGGGCTTGAAGACACCAATGATTTTCTGTGCATGGGAGAGAACAGAGCTGAGTCCAGGAAgttggcagagctgggacaccTTCCCCAACCCACAGTGGGGACACTAAGGAAGAGGTCCAGAACTGCCCTTCATTAGGATAATAACCAGCCTCCCAGGACCAGGCAAAACCCCTCAGCTCTTGGGAGGGAGGTGGGCAGAGCTAGGAAGAACCCCTCTCCAGCCAGTACCCCATCCCACAAGAGCAGGGTGCTGCACAGAGACCGTTATAGCCAACATGTGTCCCAAAAAACACCAGTGATGATGCAGTCTCCTGGTAAACACATCAGTCTCATTCCAGCAACCTTTGGATGGCTGGGGAGAGCTACTGCTCATCATTGATCATTATGTCCACACAGGAAAGGGACAGGGATAgcaatccctgccctggctcaAAATTCCATGGAACAGAGGCGATCCCAAACTGACCAGAGGAAAACAGCCAAGCACCTGCAGGACACCTGAGGAgccagggctctgtgctgggaggtCCAGCAGAAGGGCTGACTCTCTGGGTACACTGTGGATGAGAGGGCAGCTCCAAACTGGCCACCAGCTGGTACCAGCAGCACTCCCAGCCCCTCAATCCAGCCTCACATACACCAACCcaacagtggggacagcagcgTAGGTACCCCAGTGCCGCAGAGGGCACAGAAGCCTTGTGCGGGGCACTGCACCACCACTGAACCAGCACTGCCATGGCATACAGATGAGAGAAGAGCTGGGAGCACGGCCACCTGTCCCCACAAGTCAGCCATCCCTGGGGGGCTGGCAGACCCTGCTCTGGGGTGACTCAGCAGCACATGCAACCAGGCCTTTTCTTCCTGGCTACTGCTAGCCCTGGCCTCAGTGGGCGTCACTTCCCCAAGCTGAGCTCCTGCCAGAATGTGGAAGTAGAATATGAGTCCCAGTGCTTCAGCAGGGAACTTCAATGCAATCTCAGTCTGTCAGGGGCCAAAAGCCAGGCCAGAGCAAGCAGAACCAATGTTTTGTCCACCAGGAAGACAGAAAGGAAAGGTTTGAGGAAACAGGATCACTTGAGCAGTGTCCAAATCACATGGTGGAGCCACTTCCCctaggcaggcaggaaggcaatCCCCCCCCAT
Protein-coding sequences here:
- the PI4K2A gene encoding phosphatidylinositol 4-kinase type 2-alpha, yielding MDETSPLVSPERAQGPDYGLPGGAVRALPPAAPPPPSPPGSPGGRDRERQPLLERGARGPAAAQAQAQAQAAAAAAAAAAAAAQRERNDFPEDPEFADVVRRAELASERGIFPERISQGSSGSYFVKDPQGKIIGVFKPKNEEPYGHLNPKWTKWLQKLCCPCCFGRDCLVLNQGYLSEAGASLVDQKLELNIVPRTKVVYLASETFNYSAIDRVKSRGKRLALEKVPKVGQRFNRIGLPPKVGSFQLFVEGYKDADYWLRRFEAEPLPENTNRQLLLQFERLVVLDYIIRNTDRGNDNWLIKYDCPLDSAGSRDSDWVVVKEPIIKLAAIDNGLAFPLKHPDSWRAYPFYWAWLPQAKIPFSQEIKDLILPKISDPNFVKDLEEDLYELFKKDPGFDRGQFHKQIAVMRGQILNLTQALKDGKSPLHLVQMPPVIVETARSHQRSASESYTQSFQSRKPFFSWW